The window TTTTTGCAGCGGGACGATTACCAGTTACCTCACGGCCCGGTTTATCCTGGATGCCTTTCCGCTCCGGGAAGGAGAGCAATATACCTATATCGGCGCACCTGGATGGTGCCGGGATGATTATCTTCTCCATTACCTCAACCTGACTCCGGGCGAACGCGGCTATTCCCTCATGCCACCTCCCAAGCCCTGGAAGAAAACGGAACAGAAGGAGGATAACGACGGCATTGTGATTCGTTTCAACAGTCAGGAGAATACCGGCCAGGCCGCAGCGCTCCGCTTTGATCGCCATGAAGATGCCTTCCGCAAGTTCATCGGGGAACCCGACTTGGAATTGGATTGGGAGAACCAGCCGTGGTTGCATGTTTGGTATAACCGCTTTTTCCTCCGTCATCGGGACGAACCAGAGTATTTTGTCTCTGTGGTGAAAACAAAGGATCTGGCGAGCAAAGAGGAGTTTGAGGCGCTGGTCAATCCGAGCACGAATCCGCTTGAGGCGATCCTTGGGGAGAAGAGCTCACGGAACTGAGTGGTTGATGGAAATTTCCCACCTGCACGGTATCGCAGAGTTTCTATTTACTCTTTTCTGGCGACATGTTACATCTCTATGGGAATATGGGAAGGTTACACTTATTCACACTGTAGTCTGTAGCAATCACAACTATGAGGAGTTTAACCTGTGAGTATAAAGCCAGGATCATGCCTTTGTGGTGAAGTCACTTTCGAAATAGACGGTGATTTTGATAAGTTCTATCTTTGTCATTGTAGGCGGTGTCGAAAAGATACAGGTTCGGCTCATGGAGCCAATCTTTTTTCGTCTTCTGCCAAGTTGAAATGGGTATCAGGAGAGGACAAAGTCACAAATTTTACTTTGCCTTCAACTCAACACAACAAATCCTTTTGCTCAACTTGTGGATCTGCACTTCCAAATATTCAAATGGGAGGCAAACTTTTGGTAGTCCCTGCTGGAAGCCTTGATTGTGATATCACCATCACTCCAACAGCTCATACTTTTATTTCCAGTAAAGCAAATTGGGATAAGAATATTCATAAATTCCCTGCGATAGATACTTCGCCGGTAACTTCTCAATAAGTGCTGGTAAGTTTTGTTTTTATCGCACTTATAGCTAGTTGCAAGACTGTTGAAATATTCAAAAATCACTATTTCAAAAAGTTAATGTATTGAAATTACTTTGCTTGTAAATATCGACCGCTTCCGAAATAGCATTTTTGGAGCTTATAAGGTCGTTTTCTATGAGTCTCTAATTGCATGATTTATCGTTTAAATATTGAGTTGACAGCAGTTATTGAGAAGTTGCAACGGCAATGGCTCAAGAGTATATTTTCGGAAATCGATGCCGCGCATGAATTGATATAATATGGCTATTAAAAACGGCCAGTAAGTCCACCAAAAGAAAAAGATCCCCAGGTCAGCAGGCAAATCCGGGTAAAATCCATTGTAAAATAAACCTGTTTGTAGTCATTATCTCATCAATTTAAAAGTACTTCTTCCCTCTTTTTCACCCTTTCGTTCTGCCTGTTCTCACCCGCCTTTCCTCCCGCTTCGGGAAAGTTTCCTGATAAAATGAGACGCTCGCCTTATTGTTCAGGCACACTCTCTTTGGTAGCTTGAGGTACCACAAATATTGTGCAGAAAAGCAAATTATCGGCGAGTGCGCCGCTACCCGATTAATCCTCAAGGAGAAGCCCATGTCTGAAGAAAAAGAGAACTGGAAACGATGTGTTGCATTTCACGGTCATACCTGCCCAGGCCTGGCTATCGGCTACCGGGCCGCGCTTGCAGCCCAGGCCCGCTTGCAGGCGCAGTTTTCCCCAGACGAAGAGATGGTCTGCGTGACGGAGAATGATGCCTGCGGTGTGGATGCAATTCAAGTGCTGACAGGTTGCAGCATCGGCAAGGGTAACCTGATTTACCGCGACACCGGCAAACAGGCCTTCAGCTTCTACAGCCGCAAGGATGGTCGCAAACTCCGCGTCATGTTTAAACTGCAAGGCACCGGGCATAGTCAGGCAGACAGGGAGGCCTTTCAGGAAAAGATTCTCAATGCCCCTGATGAGGAACTTTTCAATTTCACAGAACCAGCAGACCTGCCGCCCGGTAAGGCCCGTATTTTCACCAGCATTGTCTGTGAGGAATGCGGTGAGGCAGCCCCGGAGCATAAAATCCGCTTAAACCAGGGAAAAAAACTCTGCCTGGGATGCTTCCCGGATTATTCCAGAGGGTGGTAAAATGAACCCAGCACTCTCTCAGGAACAGCAGCAGGAATTTTGGGAAAAAATGGCGGAAAAATATCCGCTTCCCTTTGATGAAAAACACCTGACCAAAACGCAGAAAATCATCGGCATGGCAGAACAACGGGGTGTCCAGCTTGATGGTGCAACCATTCTTGATGTAGGCTGTGGCACCGGGGTGTATACCCTGCCTCTGGCCCAACGGGCAGCTCAGGTGACCGGTTTGGATCTTTCCGCTGAGATGATTCTTCGCTTTGAGAAAGAACAGCAAGAGCACGGCATAGAAAATGCTGCTGCCATCCAGATGCCCTGGAACGATGCTGCGGTCAGTGAGCACCAATTGGAAAATGGATTTGACATAGTCTGGGCTGCCATGACTCCGGCTATACGCACCCCAGAGGATGT is drawn from Candidatus Electrothrix aestuarii and contains these coding sequences:
- a CDS encoding GFA family protein gives rise to the protein MSIKPGSCLCGEVTFEIDGDFDKFYLCHCRRCRKDTGSAHGANLFSSSAKLKWVSGEDKVTNFTLPSTQHNKSFCSTCGSALPNIQMGGKLLVVPAGSLDCDITITPTAHTFISSKANWDKNIHKFPAIDTSPVTSQ
- a CDS encoding FmdE family protein; amino-acid sequence: MSEEKENWKRCVAFHGHTCPGLAIGYRAALAAQARLQAQFSPDEEMVCVTENDACGVDAIQVLTGCSIGKGNLIYRDTGKQAFSFYSRKDGRKLRVMFKLQGTGHSQADREAFQEKILNAPDEELFNFTEPADLPPGKARIFTSIVCEECGEAAPEHKIRLNQGKKLCLGCFPDYSRGW
- a CDS encoding class I SAM-dependent methyltransferase, with protein sequence MNPALSQEQQQEFWEKMAEKYPLPFDEKHLTKTQKIIGMAEQRGVQLDGATILDVGCGTGVYTLPLAQRAAQVTGLDLSAEMILRFEKEQQEHGIENAAAIQMPWNDAAVSEHQLENGFDIVWAAMTPAIRTPEDVARMNRCARNWCVYIGWGGVRENPFLEEVFQAHDQTFGPPPGAKSVHKHLAAMGITTELELFRDHWEWQGTEEEAVAHAQGMLRTQSEAQPNLDLIREVTARFTSNGTVSHRTDVEKGIMTWQAI